TGCCTGGCTTGATCTCGATTTTTTCAGACTAACCACGCCGCACATTATCAGTGAAGATTGCATATACGCATCTAATCAGGGCTCGGCTATACACGGATTTGACCCGGATATCACCCTGAATTTATCTCTGCGAGGCCATGAAGGGTCCAAAATCCGCATCTCTCTTGTAACTAGCAATCTATCAAGCATTACTTCACAGAATCGGGAGTCATATTCCGTCGAATGCCGCTATCACAAAATACGACCTTTAGAGACTGTCATAGCTACACCATCAGATGTTAACTTCTTTACCTGCTCAGCTCCTCTACGTCTAAATACACATAGTCTATAAACTAGCGAACAGTTTGATACATTTAAATTGACTTCATGGAAATACTTGGAAAGTGAGCAGGTTGACAAGAGACACTACCTCTCGAATCGTCCCATTTCCCAATCGTGCCGGGCAAGGGTATCATGCAGGGCCGTGGTGGACTTAAGAGATAAGATTATATGTTGCTTACAACATCAAGACGCTTAAGTCCGACGCATCGACGATCTCATCGGAACACGGTCCAGATCCAAACCTTTGAATAGCATTGCCTACCAAAGTGCGATACACGgagatatatataaaaattTCTATTAGATATTTGCATGAGTCAGTGGGGCGTCAGTACatcatatttattgttgaCTAGTAAGAAGTAATAAGCGTGTGCACGAGCTAACCCGGAGAAACTTACGAACGGGAGTGTGAACGGATAAGTCGGCATTGAACCATCCCCTGCAATACACCTTCGATAACTTTACGATTTTGAATGGGCGCTGTACCTGCGAGTTAATGACCCGGCTGGAGGATAGTTATTGATATCTAATTCAGGCTCGTGAGTACGACGACGACAACTGATTGTTTTTTGATCATATCAAaattttgttgattgttgtttttgaaagTCAAGGTTTTACGGGTATTTGTTTCGTTTTGATTTCTGGTCCTTCATCTGATTCTTGATCGTTGAACTCATTCACCTGCGTTTTAGATTAAGATAGTATCGAAGACAGTGTATTTCAGTGGCGGTTTTAGCAAATCGCCATCGAACATTGCTTGCAACTTATAATTGTTTCACAACCAACTTACTTCACAGGTTCCTTGGTTTGAGTATTCCGTTGACTTGATCTGTTAatctgtttatttatattattgGCCCTGTCTATTCATTCTTAGCTGGGGCGTACAGCAATTAGGGCGATTAGAGACCACTTCTCCAGGGTTGCCTGACTTTCCAGCAAATTTTATTATCACAACTCTACTGAACTATAACAAATTTTTGACGTATATCACAATTACCAGCAAAATGTCAGGTATCTTTTCCTTCGCGGATGAAATCGACGATACGTCACCTACGTCGACGACGAATCGTAGTACCACTACAGACAGAAACAATTCAACTATAAGTACATCGTCAAGAAGTTCCTCATTCACGTCACCAGAAGATGACACCATGTCAATATCCTCTGAAATGCCTATACAATCAGGTCGTAAGCCCGATCTACCGTTATCACATACAAGCTCGAGCGTTGGGGCGATTCAGAAAAAACGTAGACGAATTCCTGTGAACTGTCTGTTTTGTCGACAACGTAAGCAGAAATGTGATCGTAAGATGCCCTGTACCAACTGTGTGCGAAAAAACAACTCCAATTGTGTGTATGCTCCCAGTGGGAAGGACGCAGTTGCTCCTATTGGCGGGACTGGCTCAGGTGCTGGTATAGGAGGAGATTCCTATTCTCCAGAGTCGATTCAACCTGCTTTGGGTGTTCTAAATGAGGCTGGTCCCAAGCAGAATCAAAAGACTGTTTACGAGGATTTGGCAGAGAAAATGGGCATGAAGGCTGCACCCCCAGGTAGCCTTGTGCCTGATCTTGGTAAAATGATGACTATGGATAACTTTTTAAGTGACAGACTCCGAAACTCTGCAGTATCAGCTGCCACTGCCGGTGTAAGTGCTGGTCCCAGTGCCGAAATGAAGAAACGACTTGATAAGATGGAGTCTCTTGTGCTGTCCTTAATAttacaaaaagaagagatggaGGCTAATCAACATAATGACACTGATGGAGAGCCAAATGTCGCCCTACGgaatgaagacgatgtAGAGGATTTAGGTGAATCTCTGGGTATGTTAAAACTAGATAAAAAGGGTAAATCCATTTACCATGGTGATACATACTGGGGTTATATGTTTAGTGAGATCACTGAAATTCAAGAGGTTCTTCGCCGTATTAGAGAAGAATTCGACAATGCCGAGATTTTTGGTAAACAACGGTTCGAGTCTCTATGTCAAGTTACTGAGGGCCAACAAGACACATCATCCATCCCATTTGGAGGCATTAAGTTCAAGTCTTCAAGCAGCGATGTTCTACGGACACTGCCTAGTCGACCTGTATGCGAAATGTTAATTGATAGATTCTTTGAAGCTATAGAGCCCGTGGTCCATGTTGTTCACAGACCATCTTTCGAGTATAGTTTTGAACTATTTTGGAAAGAGCCAGAGAATACCGAGCTCTTATGGGTATCTCTGCTTCTAGGAATGCTAACTCTCGCATTACAGTCATATGCTCCTAGTGAAGTACCAGATATGTTCAAGGGCAAAGAAGTTGAATCGTGGACAGCGTGGCTTAATGCAATGGAGTTGTGTGGATTCATTGGCAAGCTTACATTCAAACCTTCGTTACTTAATATTCGAGTTCTTCTGTTATGGATGCTTCTAGAGGCTTATCAGAGTGATTGGAACCATAAATCCTGGACGTCGATGGGTGTTTTGGTAAGAGTTGCTCAGTCAATGGGAATGCATAGAGACGCCAGTTGGTTTGTAATGTCACCGTTCGAATCCGAGGAGCGAAGAAGGCTATGGAAAACACTCGAGTACCTGGATTGTTTTCACTCCATTGCTCAGGGATTGCCATTAGCTATTCGCAGTCATGAGAATGATGTTCATGATCCAATAAACATTAATGAAAAGGATATTATGCCTATGTACGGCCATCTTCCTGAACCTTTTGATGACACGGTGCGCACTGACAGCAGTTTCAGTATTTATCGAGGTAGACTGAACGACATTCGTTGTGAAGCGTTTACAAAGAATCTCAAGATCGAGGGCAAAGTCGATAGTATGTCTGTGGAAGAGGTATGGGAGATTGATAGACGACTACACAAACTTTATGAAGGTATCCCTCTGTTCTTGTCGCGTAGAGCAGACGAGTCAAATATTGCTCTTGACGGTGCTGAAATTGTCATGCAACGGTTCATGCTTGAAATGGACTATCTTAAGACCATTGTGGTGCTTCATCGATCTTTCTCATCCAATGGTTCACGAAATCATCGTCACCAACGAAACCGTGAGGAAGCACTCAACGCATCGGTCACTATTCTTGAGCGATACTATTGGCTCTACACTTCAGTAGAGGCAGAACCTGTGCGAAACAAATTTTGGCTGCTTGGGTCTGCTCTAACGTTCCCAGCATTTGTTCACGCCATTGTTTTTGTAACGGTATCTCTGATCAACAATTACGACATGCTTTCATTGATTGAGCGAACTCGGTATTTAGAGGCGCTGCGTCGTACTCGTAATGTGCTTGACTGCGTTGGAACCACTATCAGTTGCGACTTCAGAcatgctgctattgccaaGCTAATTCTTAGTCAAGTCGATGAAGTGGCCAAGATGAACCCTGAGGATCGTGCCGTCAGACTCAATAAAACGACTGGCAACAATCCCCCTTACTTTTTTGGCGAAGG
The Sugiyamaella lignohabitans strain CBS 10342 chromosome A, complete sequence genome window above contains:
- the ASG1 gene encoding Asg1p (Zinc cluster protein proposed to be a transcriptional regulator; regulator involved in the stress response; null mutants have a respiratory deficiency, calcofluor white sensitivity and slightly increased cycloheximide resistance; GO_component: GO:0005634 - nucleus [Evidence IEA,IEA,IEA]; GO_component: GO:0005634 - nucleus [Evidence IDA] [PMID 14562095]; GO_function: GO:0003677 - DNA binding [Evidence IEA,IEA]; GO_function: GO:0046872 - metal ion binding [Evidence IEA]; GO_function: GO:0043565 - sequence-specific DNA binding [Evidence IDA] [PMID 19111667]; GO_function: GO:0043565 - sequence-specific DNA binding [Evidence IDA] [PMID 19158363]; GO_function: GO:0000981 - sequence-specific DNA binding RNA polymerase II transcription factor activity [Evidence IEA]; GO_function: GO:0008270 - zinc ion binding [Evidence IEA]; GO_process: GO:0008150 - biological_process [Evidence ND]; GO_process: GO:0006357 - regulation of transcription from RNA polymerase II promoter [Evidence IEA]; GO_process: GO:0006355 - regulation of transcription, DNA-templated [Evidence IEA,IEA]; GO_process: GO:0006950 - response to stress [Evidence IEA]; GO_process: GO:0006366 - transcription from RNA polymerase II promoter [Evidence IEA]; GO_process: GO:0006351 - transcription, DNA-templated [Evidence IEA,IEA]) gives rise to the protein MSGIFSFADEIDDTSPTSTTNRSTTTDRNNSTISTSSRSSSFTSPEDDTMSISSEMPIQSGRKPDLPLSHTSSSVGAIQKKRRRIPVNCLFCRQRKQKCDRKMPCTNCVRKNNSNCVYAPSGKDAVAPIGGTGSGAGIGGDSYSPESIQPALGVLNEAGPKQNQKTVYEDLAEKMGMKAAPPGSLVPDLGKMMTMDNFLSDRLRNSAVSAATAGVSAGPSAEMKKRLDKMESLVLSLILQKEEMEANQHNDTDGEPNVALRNEDDVEDLGESLGMLKLDKKGKSIYHGDTYWGYMFSEITEIQEVLRRIREEFDNAEIFGKQRFESLCQVTEGQQDTSSIPFGGIKFKSSSSDVLRTLPSRPVCEMLIDRFFEAIEPVVHVVHRPSFEYSFELFWKEPENTELLWVSLLLGMLTLALQSYAPSEVPDMFKGKEVESWTAWLNAMELCGFIGKLTFKPSLLNIRVLLLWMLLEAYQSDWNHKSWTSMGVLVRVAQSMGMHRDASWFVMSPFESEERRRLWKTLEYLDCFHSIAQGLPLAIRSHENDVHDPININEKDIMPMYGHLPEPFDDTVRTDSSFSIYRGRLNDIRCEAFTKNLKIEGKVDSMSVEEVWEIDRRLHKLYEGIPLFLSRRADESNIALDGAEIVMQRFMLEMDYLKTIVVLHRSFSSNGSRNHRHQRNREEALNASVTILERYYWLYTSVEAEPVRNKFWLLGSALTFPAFVHAIVFVTVSLINNYDMLSLIERTRYLEALRRTRNVLDCVGTTISCDFRHAAIAKLILSQVDEVAKMNPEDRAVRLNKTTGNNPPYFFGEGSLGANANTPRKSGIMMELDSRDADIHVDILNSKHPSDSSNWSPSKDYSPESLNTYNSGTTSSGTANTILSSNSSIINQKGVAGQQSSQQQRKPMVSQVSQVSQGSQPFQQAALGADATQQQQDGPSAADILSPSAFGDPALFSEAFFGDAYRMQQIVGSEEWDYFMQTMENSGATPGPQPTAPSNL